A part of Desulfobacter sp. genomic DNA contains:
- a CDS encoding alpha-hydroxy-acid oxidizing protein produces the protein MQEVYDNAKKLMKGYCRVCPECDGKACRGEVPGMGGLGTASAFKDNLNALKEYRFNMRLVHDVVEPDTSVTILGQDLDLPVLAAPIGGVSFNMGGKISEDAYVNAIIQGCLEKGILGCTGDGVPDFIHETALAEIKSAGGQGIPFIKPWEDKELFEKFDKVRAAGAAVIGMDIDAAGLVTLRQMGRPVSPKGVDKLGEIIKKADMPFILKGVMTVEDAVAAADAGADAIVVSNHGGRVLDFTPGAARVLPAIAAAVGDRITVLADGGVRTGGDVLKLLALGADAVMIGRPFSVAAVGGLKEGVAAYIDKIKMELIQAMVLTGTERADDVPDAIIFKP, from the coding sequence ATGCAAGAGGTTTACGATAATGCAAAAAAACTGATGAAGGGCTATTGCCGGGTCTGCCCGGAGTGCGACGGAAAGGCCTGCCGGGGAGAGGTTCCGGGAATGGGCGGTCTTGGCACGGCCTCGGCGTTCAAGGACAATCTGAACGCACTCAAGGAGTACCGGTTCAATATGCGCCTGGTACACGATGTGGTTGAGCCGGATACTTCGGTGACCATCCTGGGCCAGGACCTGGACCTGCCGGTGCTGGCAGCACCCATCGGCGGGGTCTCCTTTAATATGGGCGGGAAGATCAGCGAAGACGCCTATGTCAATGCCATCATCCAGGGGTGCCTGGAAAAGGGGATACTGGGCTGCACAGGGGACGGGGTGCCCGATTTTATCCATGAAACCGCCCTGGCTGAAATCAAGTCTGCCGGGGGGCAGGGGATTCCCTTTATCAAGCCCTGGGAGGACAAGGAACTCTTTGAAAAATTCGACAAGGTCCGGGCCGCGGGTGCCGCCGTCATCGGCATGGACATCGATGCCGCAGGCCTTGTGACCCTGAGGCAGATGGGACGGCCGGTTTCCCCCAAGGGCGTGGACAAGCTGGGGGAGATTATTAAAAAGGCAGACATGCCATTTATCCTCAAAGGGGTGATGACCGTTGAGGATGCTGTGGCCGCCGCCGATGCCGGGGCCGATGCCATTGTGGTCTCCAACCACGGGGGGAGAGTCCTGGACTTCACGCCGGGTGCCGCCCGGGTACTGCCGGCGATCGCAGCGGCCGTGGGGGACCGCATCACCGTGCTGGCCGACGGCGGGGTGCGGACCGGCGGAGATGTGTTAAAACTCCTGGCGCTGGGGGCGGATGCCGTGATGATCGGCCGGCCCTTTTCCGTGGCGGCCGTGGGCGGCCTTAAAGAGGGGGTGGCAGCCTACATTGACAAGATAAAAATGGAGTTGATCCAGGCCATGGTGCTTACCGGCACTGAGCGGGCCGATGATGTGCCGGATGCCATCATATTCAAGCCCTAA
- a CDS encoding multidrug efflux RND transporter permease subunit: MSEFFINRPNFAWVVAIFICLAGALAIPSLPVEKYPQVAPPQITIQAVYPGASATVLNDSVISLIEEELNGAKGLLYYESTSSSNGLGDITVTFQPGTDPALAQVDVQNRIKKAESRLPEAVKQQGLQVEQANAGFLVIYCISYKDKNTDKDPQALADFMARNINNEIRRVPGVGKVQFFASESAMRVWVNPEKLLKYDLSLADVNAAISTQNVQVPAGSFGDRPGTGTQEIMASFALQGTLTTPEEFGRIVLRADENGAIVRLSDVSRIEIGSQSYNFDSRINGVPGSCAAVQLAPGANALDTVKGVKQRLEELSATLPADMEISVPYDTSKFVAVAIEKVLHTLAEAVVLVFIVILLFLQNFRYTLIPTIVVPVCLLGTFAMMWALGFSVNMMTMFAMVLAIGILVDDAIVVVENVERTMAEEGLSPKAATRKSMKQISGAVVGITLVLSAVFFPLAFMDGSVGIIYRQFSMVMAISIIISGFLALTMTPALCATMLKPVSRGQSHTKSGFFGVFNRVFNTLTGRYAKLATGLVGRSWRVMFIYAALAGFLGYTYLGLPQSFVPAEDQGTLLVNVQLPPNAAYGRTLEVTQKMEDYLMSRPAMESVISVIGFSFSGMGQNAALAFPSLKDWSQRGQGQSAADEALAANIFLHGNKDGVAFAVNPPPVDGLGNAGGFSLRLQDRIGLGREKLSQALNQVLGQANQNPAIAYAMVEGLPDAPQLRLAVDRQKAEALGVSFSAVSTVVSTAFGSAMINDYVNRGRVQKVVVQADADSRLTPESVDQIYVPNTRGEQVPLSAFTRVSWERGPVQVVRYNGFPCFRIAGDAAPGYSTGQAMAEMEKIVSNLPAGIGYEWTGLSFQEKFAGAQAPKLFGLALLVVFLLLVALYESWSIPFSVMLIVPIGALGAVLATKHMGMANDVYFKVGLITIIGLSAKNAILIAEFAKELVEQGHSLAQAAVMSAKTRFRPIIMTSMAFVLGVVPLATATGAGAASQRAIGTGVIGGMLAATLLGVLFAPVFFVWVLSFFRRRSEKKISITT, from the coding sequence ATGTCGGAGTTTTTTATCAACCGCCCTAATTTTGCCTGGGTGGTGGCCATATTCATATGCCTGGCCGGGGCCCTGGCCATCCCCTCCCTGCCTGTGGAGAAATACCCCCAGGTGGCCCCGCCCCAGATCACGATCCAGGCCGTCTATCCCGGCGCCTCGGCCACGGTGCTCAACGATTCGGTGATCAGCCTCATTGAAGAGGAACTCAACGGTGCCAAAGGGCTGCTTTACTATGAGTCAACCTCCAGTTCCAACGGCCTGGGGGACATCACCGTGACCTTCCAGCCCGGTACGGACCCGGCCCTGGCCCAGGTGGACGTACAGAACCGGATCAAAAAAGCCGAATCCCGTCTGCCGGAGGCCGTAAAGCAGCAGGGCCTCCAGGTGGAACAGGCCAATGCCGGATTTCTTGTCATCTACTGCATATCCTACAAGGATAAAAATACAGATAAGGATCCCCAGGCCCTGGCCGATTTCATGGCCCGGAATATTAACAATGAGATCCGCCGGGTGCCCGGGGTGGGGAAGGTTCAGTTTTTTGCCTCGGAAAGCGCCATGCGGGTCTGGGTGAATCCAGAAAAGCTGTTGAAGTACGACCTTTCCCTGGCCGATGTAAATGCCGCCATTTCCACCCAGAATGTCCAGGTGCCGGCCGGCAGTTTCGGAGACCGCCCCGGTACGGGCACCCAGGAAATCATGGCCTCCTTTGCCCTCCAGGGCACCCTCACCACCCCTGAGGAATTCGGACGTATTGTTCTGCGGGCCGATGAAAACGGCGCCATCGTCAGGCTTTCCGATGTTTCCCGCATTGAAATCGGTTCCCAGTCCTATAATTTTGATTCCCGGATCAACGGGGTGCCGGGATCCTGTGCCGCAGTGCAGCTGGCCCCCGGGGCCAATGCCCTGGATACGGTGAAAGGGGTGAAACAGCGCCTTGAAGAACTCTCCGCCACCCTGCCGGCGGATATGGAAATCTCAGTGCCCTACGACACCTCCAAGTTTGTGGCCGTGGCCATTGAAAAAGTGCTTCATACCCTGGCCGAGGCCGTGGTGCTGGTCTTTATTGTGATCCTGCTCTTCCTCCAGAATTTCAGGTATACCCTCATTCCCACCATTGTGGTGCCGGTCTGCCTGCTGGGCACCTTTGCCATGATGTGGGCCCTGGGGTTTTCCGTGAACATGATGACCATGTTTGCCATGGTGCTTGCCATCGGCATTCTGGTGGACGACGCCATCGTTGTGGTGGAAAATGTGGAGCGGACCATGGCCGAAGAGGGGCTTTCCCCCAAAGCGGCCACCCGGAAAAGCATGAAGCAGATTTCCGGCGCCGTTGTGGGCATCACCCTGGTATTGTCCGCGGTGTTTTTCCCCCTGGCGTTCATGGACGGGTCCGTGGGCATCATTTACCGTCAGTTTTCCATGGTTATGGCCATTTCCATCATCATATCCGGCTTCCTGGCCCTGACCATGACCCCGGCTCTCTGTGCCACCATGCTCAAGCCTGTCTCCCGGGGACAAAGCCATACCAAAAGCGGTTTTTTCGGCGTTTTCAACCGGGTTTTCAACACACTTACCGGCCGATATGCCAAACTGGCCACAGGCCTTGTGGGCCGGAGCTGGCGGGTGATGTTCATTTATGCCGCCCTGGCCGGCTTCCTGGGATATACCTACCTTGGCCTTCCCCAGTCCTTTGTGCCGGCCGAGGACCAGGGCACCCTGCTGGTCAATGTGCAGCTGCCCCCCAATGCCGCCTACGGCCGGACCCTTGAGGTCACCCAAAAGATGGAAGACTATCTTATGTCCCGGCCGGCCATGGAATCGGTGATATCGGTGATCGGGTTCAGTTTTTCCGGCATGGGCCAGAACGCGGCCCTGGCGTTTCCCTCCCTTAAAGACTGGTCCCAGCGGGGCCAGGGGCAGTCCGCCGCGGATGAGGCCCTGGCCGCCAACATATTTCTTCACGGCAACAAGGACGGGGTGGCCTTTGCCGTGAATCCGCCCCCGGTGGACGGGCTGGGCAATGCCGGCGGTTTTTCCCTGCGGCTACAGGACAGGATCGGCCTGGGCCGGGAAAAATTGTCCCAGGCCCTGAACCAGGTCCTGGGACAGGCCAACCAGAACCCGGCCATTGCCTATGCCATGGTGGAGGGGCTGCCCGATGCGCCCCAGTTGAGGCTGGCGGTTGACCGCCAGAAAGCCGAGGCCCTGGGAGTCAGTTTCTCCGCCGTCAGCACCGTGGTGTCCACGGCCTTCGGCTCCGCCATGATCAATGATTATGTGAACCGCGGCCGGGTTCAGAAGGTGGTGGTCCAGGCCGATGCAGACAGCCGGCTGACACCGGAGAGTGTGGACCAGATCTATGTACCCAACACCAGGGGCGAGCAGGTTCCCCTGTCAGCCTTTACAAGGGTTTCCTGGGAACGCGGCCCGGTTCAGGTGGTCCGGTACAACGGATTTCCCTGTTTCAGGATTGCCGGCGACGCCGCCCCGGGCTATAGCACGGGCCAGGCCATGGCCGAGATGGAAAAGATCGTTTCAAATCTGCCCGCCGGCATCGGGTATGAGTGGACCGGGCTCTCCTTTCAGGAGAAATTTGCCGGTGCCCAGGCCCCCAAACTTTTCGGCCTGGCACTGCTGGTGGTATTTCTCCTGCTGGTGGCCCTGTACGAGTCCTGGTCCATTCCTTTTTCCGTCATGCTCATCGTGCCCATCGGGGCCCTGGGCGCGGTCCTGGCCACAAAGCACATGGGCATGGCCAATGATGTCTACTTCAAGGTGGGCCTGATCACCATCATCGGGCTTTCCGCCAAGAACGCCATCCTGATAGCAGAATTTGCAAAGGAATTGGTTGAACAGGGCCATAGCCTGGCCCAGGCTGCCGTTATGAGCGCAAAGACCCGGTTCCGCCCCATTATCATGACCTCCATGGCCTTTGTCCTGGGCGTGGTACCCCTGGCCACGGCCACAGGGGCCGGGGCTGCCAGCCAGCGGGCCATCGGCACCGGGGTCATCGGCGGCATGCTGGCGGCCACCCTGCTGGGTGTTCTTTTTGCACCGGTGTTTTTTGTCTGGGTGCTCTCCTTTTTCCGGCGCCGCAGTGAAAAGAAAATTTCCATAACCACCTAA
- a CDS encoding efflux RND transporter periplasmic adaptor subunit, translating to MKMKQIAAMMLLLCLTAMGCLEQKEPAGAAQAAESKAAPPPAVDILTVETRPFTETADLPGRIAAVRSAKVCARVAGIVLAREFEEGSDVEKGQILFRIDPAPFQAALAGAEAQLARAQADLFDAAATFDRYRALIKTGAVSKQAFDSAQANMKKGKAAVQAAKAEIKTARLNLGYATVRAPISGRIGRAMVTEGALVGQGQATVMAEIRQLDPIYADFNQPVSAYLRLKTSLTENAAITKEGGQVTLTLEEVGSTRNGRLLFADARVDQRTGQVSLRAEFPNKDGLLLPGMFVRIRTPQAKMPEAVFVPQRAILRGTDGKARVMVINEKGEAQLREVATGAMVDGNWLITRGLVPGEKIVTTGADKVRPGMALAMADAEASAAKTAVN from the coding sequence ATGAAAATGAAACAGATCGCGGCTATGATGCTGCTGTTATGCCTGACGGCAATGGGCTGCCTGGAACAGAAAGAACCGGCCGGGGCGGCCCAGGCCGCGGAATCCAAGGCGGCTCCCCCGCCGGCCGTGGATATCCTCACCGTGGAAACCCGGCCCTTTACGGAAACCGCGGACCTGCCCGGCCGCATCGCTGCGGTTCGGTCCGCCAAGGTCTGCGCCCGGGTGGCCGGCATTGTCCTGGCCCGGGAGTTTGAGGAAGGCAGCGATGTGGAAAAGGGGCAGATTCTTTTCCGCATTGATCCCGCCCCGTTTCAGGCCGCCCTGGCCGGTGCCGAGGCTCAACTTGCCCGGGCCCAGGCGGACCTTTTTGATGCCGCCGCCACATTTGACAGGTACAGGGCATTGATCAAAACCGGGGCCGTGTCAAAACAGGCCTTTGATTCCGCCCAGGCCAATATGAAAAAGGGGAAAGCCGCTGTACAGGCCGCCAAGGCAGAGATCAAAACCGCCCGCCTCAACCTGGGATATGCCACGGTGCGTGCCCCCATCTCCGGCCGCATCGGCCGGGCCATGGTCACCGAGGGGGCCCTGGTGGGCCAGGGCCAGGCAACCGTCATGGCCGAGATCCGGCAGCTGGATCCCATTTACGCCGATTTTAACCAGCCGGTGTCTGCCTATCTGCGGCTGAAAACCAGCCTGACTGAAAACGCCGCCATTACCAAAGAAGGGGGGCAGGTCACCCTGACCCTGGAAGAGGTGGGCAGCACCCGCAACGGCCGCCTGCTTTTTGCCGATGCCCGGGTCGACCAGCGGACCGGGCAGGTTTCATTAAGGGCGGAATTCCCCAACAAAGACGGCCTGCTGCTGCCGGGGATGTTTGTCCGGATCAGGACCCCCCAGGCAAAAATGCCTGAGGCTGTTTTTGTGCCCCAGCGGGCCATACTCCGGGGAACGGACGGAAAGGCCCGGGTCATGGTGATCAATGAAAAAGGGGAAGCCCAGCTAAGAGAGGTCGCCACCGGTGCCATGGTGGACGGAAACTGGCTGATCACCCGGGGGCTTGTCCCGGGAGAGAAAATTGTTACCACCGGAGCGGACAAGGTCCGTCCGGGCATGGCATTGGCCATGGCTGATGCCGAAGCCTCCGCCGCAAAAACAGCGGTGAATTAA
- a CDS encoding MerR family transcriptional regulator — protein sequence MKIRFQAGEMAQMHQISKQTLIYYDKIGLFRPREVDSATGYRYYHPDQCEDLDIILFLKSLGMTLREIKTYRNQDSIRDRIRLLESQGRTIEKKLDQILRARRQLDTMVQSLKASLAVTPYEKGIKWMEKRPLSSMEVPPPGDLYAMELCFKKMFRAAREAFDVDIHDFLVEVEQGPGGREIFKKVALPSKDRANDELPPGHYAYFFHKGPYEALAASRAELRDFIRDSGHRATGPALERVLLSKLAVLHEKDFLVEIQIPVEQRQKTG from the coding sequence ATGAAAATAAGGTTTCAGGCCGGCGAAATGGCCCAGATGCACCAAATCTCTAAGCAGACCCTGATCTATTACGATAAAATCGGCCTGTTCAGGCCCAGGGAGGTGGATTCTGCCACCGGTTACCGGTATTACCATCCGGACCAGTGCGAGGACCTGGACATTATTTTATTTCTCAAAAGCCTGGGCATGACACTCCGGGAAATCAAAACCTACCGGAACCAGGATTCCATCCGGGACCGGATCAGGCTGCTGGAATCCCAGGGCCGTACCATAGAAAAAAAACTGGACCAGATCCTCAGGGCCAGGCGGCAGCTGGATACCATGGTCCAGTCCCTCAAGGCCAGTCTTGCCGTCACTCCCTACGAGAAAGGAATCAAGTGGATGGAAAAACGGCCCCTGTCCAGCATGGAAGTGCCCCCGCCCGGAGACCTATATGCCATGGAACTCTGTTTTAAAAAGATGTTCAGAGCGGCCAGGGAGGCCTTTGATGTCGATATCCATGATTTCCTGGTCGAAGTGGAACAGGGGCCCGGCGGCCGGGAGATTTTTAAAAAAGTGGCCCTGCCGTCAAAGGACAGGGCCAATGATGAGTTGCCCCCGGGACATTATGCCTATTTTTTCCACAAAGGGCCCTATGAGGCCCTGGCAGCATCCCGGGCGGAGCTGAGGGACTTTATAAGGGACTCGGGGCACCGGGCCACCGGCCCGGCCCTGGAACGGGTACTGCTCTCCAAACTGGCCGTCCTCCACGAAAAGGATTTTTTGGTGGAGATCCAGATACCCGTTGAACAAAGACAAAAGACGGGTTAG